In Streptomyces hawaiiensis, one genomic interval encodes:
- a CDS encoding LuxR C-terminal-related transcriptional regulator has translation MRVVLAEDLFLLRDGLVRLLQAHGFEIAAAVESGPELAAALAELDPDVAVVDVRLPPTHTDEGLQCALDARGKRPGLPVLVLSQHVEQLYARELLADGSGGIGYLLKDRVFDAEQFVDAVRRVAAGGTAMDPQVIQQLLARRSGDDRPLARLTPREREVLELMAQGRTNAAIAGKLVVTERAIAKHTANIFAKLGLEVSDDDNRRVLAVLAYLDHGR, from the coding sequence TTGCGCGTAGTGCTGGCCGAAGACCTCTTCCTGCTGCGCGACGGACTCGTCCGGCTGCTGCAGGCGCACGGTTTCGAGATCGCGGCGGCCGTCGAGTCCGGGCCCGAACTGGCCGCCGCGCTGGCCGAGCTGGACCCGGACGTCGCCGTGGTCGACGTACGTCTGCCGCCCACGCACACCGACGAGGGCCTGCAGTGCGCGCTCGACGCCCGCGGGAAGCGGCCCGGACTGCCGGTGCTGGTGCTCTCCCAGCACGTGGAGCAGCTGTACGCGCGTGAGCTGCTCGCCGACGGCAGCGGCGGGATCGGCTATCTGCTGAAGGACCGGGTGTTCGACGCCGAGCAGTTCGTGGACGCCGTACGGCGGGTCGCCGCCGGTGGTACGGCGATGGATCCGCAGGTCATCCAGCAGCTATTGGCCCGCCGTTCGGGCGACGACCGGCCGCTGGCACGGCTGACGCCCCGGGAGCGGGAGGTGCTGGAGCTGATGGCACAGGGCCGGACCAACGCGGCGATCGCCGGGAAGCTGGTCGTGACGGAACGGGCGATCGCCAAGCACACCGCCAACATCTTCGCAAAGCTGGGACTGGAGGTCTCGGACGACGACAACCGCCGCGTGCTGGCGGTTCTCGCCTATCTCGACCACGGCCGGTGA
- a CDS encoding DUF1996 domain-containing protein: MGRNTRKRRTPLATKAIAASAALALGGGGLIWANFYASAHEENSANQTKAAGAQIATIQCPDVGQKLTDVPDGARQGVDKELANLDKQISEAYTRLASTRQAQAGDSGFVNNAILGPLKSKRVAVIDRIGINIRRVGGQAPGNLEQLAECKGMAADANTNDGQAGGGQNNDGQNNDGQNDGGQNDGGQDQGQDNGGQDNGQGGNGGQNGNGPSADDFINIEDVQPNSRNLPNGLPANGDGGSTGTFTTNCGTNENNNRNSDNVIAAPGVSNGAQHMHDYVGNQNNNAFASDEDLANGQTSCQNQGDKSTYFWPVIRIQDGTQEADQGQPGGGQDGNVGKIVGPSEAQLKFVGNRTGDVVAMPKALRIITGDAKSLTNGLNNANTAWSCTGFEDRQVTDKYPLCPEGSSVVRTSNFQSCWDGQNTDSANHRTHVDFVEADGSCSNGFQAIPQLQVRLVYDIQAPQINNGQVQNAFALDSFPEQLHKPITDHNDFINFFDENVMNEMVQCINNGEDCQ; encoded by the coding sequence ATGGGACGCAACACAAGAAAACGCCGTACGCCGCTGGCCACCAAGGCCATTGCCGCATCGGCGGCCCTAGCGCTCGGTGGGGGCGGGCTGATCTGGGCAAACTTCTACGCCTCGGCACATGAGGAGAACTCGGCGAACCAGACGAAGGCCGCGGGTGCGCAGATCGCCACGATCCAGTGCCCGGACGTAGGCCAGAAGCTGACCGATGTGCCGGACGGTGCTCGCCAGGGGGTGGACAAGGAGCTGGCCAACCTCGACAAGCAGATCAGCGAGGCCTACACCCGGCTCGCCTCCACGCGTCAGGCCCAGGCCGGTGACTCGGGCTTCGTCAACAACGCCATCCTCGGCCCGCTGAAGTCGAAGCGTGTCGCGGTCATCGACCGGATCGGCATCAACATCCGGCGGGTGGGCGGTCAGGCCCCGGGCAACCTCGAGCAGCTCGCCGAGTGCAAGGGCATGGCGGCCGACGCCAACACCAACGACGGCCAGGCCGGCGGTGGTCAGAACAACGACGGCCAGAACAACGACGGCCAGAACGACGGCGGTCAGAACGACGGCGGTCAGGATCAGGGCCAGGACAACGGCGGTCAGGACAACGGGCAGGGCGGCAACGGCGGGCAGAACGGCAACGGCCCGTCGGCGGACGACTTCATCAACATCGAGGACGTCCAGCCCAACTCCCGCAACCTGCCGAACGGCCTCCCCGCGAACGGCGACGGCGGCTCCACGGGCACGTTCACCACGAACTGCGGCACCAACGAGAACAACAACCGCAACTCGGACAACGTGATCGCGGCGCCCGGCGTCTCCAACGGTGCGCAGCACATGCACGACTACGTCGGCAACCAGAACAACAACGCCTTCGCGAGCGACGAGGACCTGGCCAACGGCCAGACGAGCTGCCAGAACCAGGGCGACAAGTCGACGTACTTCTGGCCGGTCATCCGAATCCAGGACGGCACGCAGGAAGCCGACCAGGGTCAGCCCGGTGGCGGTCAGGACGGCAACGTCGGCAAGATCGTCGGCCCCAGCGAGGCCCAGCTGAAGTTCGTCGGCAACCGGACGGGCGACGTCGTCGCGATGCCGAAGGCCCTGCGCATCATCACCGGTGACGCCAAGTCCCTCACCAACGGCCTGAACAACGCCAACACCGCGTGGAGCTGCACCGGCTTCGAGGACCGGCAGGTGACGGACAAGTACCCGCTCTGCCCCGAGGGCAGCTCCGTGGTCCGGACGTCCAACTTCCAGAGCTGCTGGGACGGCCAGAACACCGACAGCGCCAACCACCGCACCCACGTGGACTTCGTGGAGGCGGACGGCAGCTGCTCGAACGGCTTCCAGGCCATTCCCCAGCTGCAGGTCCGTCTGGTGTACGACATCCAGGCTCCGCAGATCAACAATGGGCAGGTGCAGAACGCCTTCGCGCTCGACTCCTTCCCGGAGCAGCTGCACAAGCCGATCACCGACCACAACGACTTCATCAACTTCTTCGACGAGAACGTGATGAACGAGATGGTCCAGTGCATCAACAACGGCGAGGACTGCCAGTAG
- a CDS encoding tetratricopeptide repeat protein, producing the protein MDQDWEDRVAALWDRFDDYAETEEDEARFRADVDALVAELPEGSPHGPFEQACAWDSTGRSDQAVPLYREALDNGLADVSPHKARRTKIQLASSLRNTGRAEEGVALLTPELVAPSDELDDPVRAFLALCLSSLGRDREALALTLGALAPHLPRYQRSTANYARLLVEPAEHPQA; encoded by the coding sequence GTGGATCAGGACTGGGAAGACCGCGTGGCCGCCCTGTGGGACCGTTTCGACGACTACGCCGAGACGGAGGAAGACGAGGCCCGCTTCCGCGCCGACGTCGACGCCCTCGTCGCCGAGCTGCCCGAGGGCAGCCCGCACGGCCCGTTCGAGCAGGCCTGCGCCTGGGACTCCACGGGCCGCTCGGACCAGGCGGTCCCGCTGTACCGCGAGGCGCTGGACAACGGCCTCGCCGACGTCAGCCCCCACAAGGCCCGCCGGACGAAGATCCAGCTGGCCAGCTCGCTGCGGAACACCGGCCGGGCCGAGGAGGGCGTCGCGCTGCTGACGCCCGAGCTGGTCGCCCCGTCCGACGAGCTGGACGACCCCGTACGCGCCTTCCTCGCCCTGTGCCTGTCGAGTCTCGGCCGCGACCGGGAGGCCCTGGCGCTGACCCTGGGCGCCCTGGCCCCGCACCTGCCGCGCTACCAGCGGTCGACGGCGAACTACGCCCGGCTGCTCGTGGAACCGGCCGAGCACCCGCAGGCGTGA
- a CDS encoding TetR/AcrR family transcriptional regulator, whose amino-acid sequence MTTGVRRRMGVEERRQQLIGVALELFSRRSPDEVSIDEIASAAGISRPLVYHYFPGKLSLYEAALQRASDDLAGRFVEPHEGPLGARLLRVMRRYFDFVDEHGPGFSALMRGGPAVGSSTTNALVDSVRQAAYVQILSHLGVTNPPARLELVVRSWISLAESTALIWLDGRRIPREELESQLVNDFAALAAVSAAYDEEMAALLRGIVKDEPADGPFALLAGRLIALAS is encoded by the coding sequence ATGACTACCGGGGTTCGCCGCAGAATGGGAGTCGAGGAGCGGCGGCAGCAGTTGATCGGCGTCGCCCTCGAACTGTTCAGCCGCCGCTCGCCCGACGAGGTCTCCATCGACGAGATAGCGTCGGCCGCGGGCATCTCACGCCCGTTGGTCTACCACTACTTCCCGGGCAAACTCAGCCTGTACGAAGCCGCGTTGCAGCGGGCATCGGACGATCTGGCGGGCCGGTTCGTGGAACCGCACGAGGGTCCGCTGGGGGCGCGGCTGCTGCGTGTAATGCGCCGCTACTTCGACTTCGTGGACGAGCACGGGCCCGGTTTCTCCGCACTGATGCGCGGCGGCCCGGCCGTCGGTTCGTCGACGACCAACGCGCTCGTCGACTCCGTACGGCAGGCCGCGTATGTCCAGATCCTTTCGCACCTGGGCGTGACCAATCCGCCCGCGCGCCTCGAACTGGTCGTCCGCTCCTGGATCTCGCTCGCCGAGTCGACGGCCCTGATCTGGCTGGACGGCCGGCGGATCCCGCGCGAGGAGCTGGAGTCCCAGCTCGTCAACGACTTCGCCGCCCTCGCCGCGGTCAGTGCCGCCTATGACGAGGAGATGGCCGCGCTGCTGCGGGGCATCGTCAAGGACGAGCCGGCCGACGGCCCGTTCGCGCTGCTGGCCGGCCGGCTCATCGCCCTGGCGAGCTGA
- a CDS encoding 5-carboxymethyl-2-hydroxymuconate Delta-isomerase, with the protein MPQITVDYSADLADGFDRPGFAKALHEATVEIAAAKPPACKTRFRPTEDIVVGPEAEGHAHVHVHIALLAGRTDETKARLTQAVLELLRTHLKPAEGLALHASAEVRDLDPSYAKFES; encoded by the coding sequence ATGCCGCAGATCACCGTCGACTATTCCGCCGACCTCGCGGACGGCTTCGACCGGCCCGGATTCGCGAAGGCGCTGCACGAGGCGACGGTCGAGATCGCGGCCGCCAAACCGCCGGCGTGCAAGACCCGGTTCCGCCCGACCGAGGACATCGTGGTCGGCCCCGAGGCCGAGGGGCACGCCCATGTGCACGTCCACATCGCGCTGCTCGCAGGCCGCACCGACGAGACCAAGGCCCGGCTCACCCAGGCCGTGCTGGAGCTGCTGCGGACCCACCTCAAGCCCGCCGAGGGGCTCGCGCTGCACGCCTCCGCCGAGGTCCGCGACCTGGACCCGTCGTACGCGAAGTTCGAGAGCTGA